The following is a genomic window from Lysinibacillus sp. JNUCC-52.
TAAAGGATTATCGCCTAAAAGGAAAATATCATCTACACTTTTCTCACCTTTATGTAACGAGAATTTAAAAAAGTTCATAATACGATCAATTTCAAGAATTTGATCCGTTAGTGTTAATTGATAATTGTCTTGATCATCGATTAAATGAAATGAGTAGCTAAACTCTTCCTGTTCTTTTGGTTGCCATTTTGCTAAGTTTGTCTCAAACGATTGATAGCGTAAAAACTCTAGTTGCCCGTACGAATAAATGCTAATCGACAATTCGTTTATCGACCAATCGGCTATTAAATAAGTTCTGTCCATTTCAAGTAAATTCATATGCTCTAATAGACGAATATTACACAATGCTCGAATATCGGCAGCTTGCGGTTCTAGCGAAACATCGAGCAACAAGCCAATCGTTTTATTTACTTCTTCTGATGGAGCCGCAAATAACATCGCTTGTCCATCATTCGGTGTTGGATCATACACATCTATAAGGGGCTCGTGAAATGGTAAATGAATCGTTTGCCCAAGCTCCATTTCCGCGTAGCTTTTTAACTCTTTTGACTCCACATCATGCGGATGCTCAAAACTTTTTAGCAACACGGAAGTATCAGGCACAAAAATACGTGCATTTTGCTTTTTGCCTGCCCATTTAGCAACATGCGTTTTCATCATTTCAAACAATGCGATTTCATCATTAATGATGGAACCTTCGACTATTCCTTGCGCCAATGGCAACTCATAGCCCTTCCACTGCGATGGATCAGCACCTTTTGCCACAAGCGCACGCAAAACATAATCCTTTATCTCAATCGACACATGCGAATTTTTTTTCTTTTTAAACATGTGAAAAGATGCCTCCTTTTGACTGCATGAAGTGTCTAAACAATTAACCATCCATTTCCCAACCAGAAGCGCGGTAGGGCTACGCTTCTGAGTGAGTTGGGAGGGTTAGTAAGGGAAATTTAAGGTGTAGTACTACTTGATTTATGTGATATTTTTACCTCTTTACCATCAGGCTTTCCACTGTGATCATTTATATCTTTTAAAGTTGATCCTGCTGTAACTGAAATCTTAATTGAACCATTAGTTCCTGCTGCTTCTACAGTGTTTCCACCTGCGACATAGGTTACTGTAGCAGTTACTAATTTACCCTCTGATTCTAAATAACCCTCTGATTTTAATTTAGTAATATCAACAGTTTTGTTACTATCATCGGCTGGATTATCTGTGAAGTAAATATTTGCTGCATTCATTACATTAACTACGTCTGACTTTAATGCTTTTCCACGACTGTTATCAATAATGCTACCAATAGCAGGAATCGCAATGGCTGCAACAATCGCTAAAATCACGATTACAGCTAGTAACTCGATAAGTGTTAAACCTTTTTGGTTTTTTAATAGTTTTTTGTTCAGTAATTTTTTGAACATCGATGTGTTCCTCCTTTAATAATGTTTTATAATTAGTGCGAAAACACGTACACCCGAAACGACCCTAGCTTTTTTCTCCATCACCTCCTTTAAATCATCAATTGTTTACATACTTTCATAGAGTGCGAACATCGGTAGGAAGATTGCTGCTACAATTACACCAACTACCCCTGCTAAAACGAGAATCATTAATGGTTCGATTAACGATTTTAAAGTATCGACCGAGCGATCGACTTCGTCCTCATAAAAATCAGCTATTTTTTCTAACATGTAATCGAGGGAACCTGTTGTTTCACCGATCGATGTCATTTGAGTTACTAAAGGTGGAAATAGCCAGCTTTTTTCTAATGGCTCTGATAATGTACCACCCTTTTCAAGATTTTCCCGTGCCTCCAAAACAACCTTCCCTACTACTGGATTGCCTACAACTTTTTCAACAATCGTGAGTGCATGTAATATCGGCACAGCACTACTGAACAAAGATGATAATGTTCTCGTCATCCGAGCAATGACATTTTTTTGCATTAGTACACCAAAGACAGGGATTCGTAGTGCCACATAATTCACATTGTAATGAAAGAGCTTATTATGGTTATAGAAATACCTAAAGAGGAAGACTGCTAACAATAAAATACCAATCACTATATACCAAAATTCAACTAACCAATCTGACACGCTAACGACAATTACCGTTAATAATGGCATTTCTAAATCCATATCCTCAAAAGTTGCCATAAATGTGGGAACGATAAAAATCATTAAAAACATGCCTACTGCGATTGTTAGCACCGATAAAATAGCTGGATAAGTTAATGCTGATTGCACTTTTTTCTTTATTTTAAATTGCTTTTCTAACGTACCTGCTAGTCGCTCTAAAGTATCATCAACATTTCCCGTCGCCTCTCCAGAACGCATCATATTGACGAACATTACTGGAAAAACTTTTGGATGTTTGGCCGCAGCATCTGAAAATGAAGTACCGCTTCGAATGTCCTCTTCAACTTGCTCCAAAGCCTTTTTTAGCGGCTTACTTTTCGTTTGCACACCTAAAATATGTGTCGCTTCAACGATTGACACCCCAGCACGGATAAGCGTTGCATATTGACGACAATAAATAACGAAATCTTGATGCTTCACTTTGCCGCCGAAATTTAATTCTTTATGCAAAAGACTTTTTGACTCTTCTAGCTCTCGTGCATTAATACCTTGCGCACGTAATTTTTCGAGTGCTGCCTTTTTATTGATTGCATCAATAATTCCCTTTTTCTGTGTACCAGTTTTAGTACGTCCGCTATAGCGAAAAACGGTCACTGATACTCACCCGCATTCATATATGGTCTTGCATCCTCGAGTGAAATTTTCCCCATCGCAATTAACTGCTGCATCGAGGACTCCAATGTATGCATGCCGAGCGCACGGCTTGTCTGCATGACACTTGGAATTTGATGGACCTTTTCATTGCGGATTAAGTTCGCAATCGACGGTGCTTGTACTAAAATTTCAGTTGCTGCAACTCGTCCCTTTGCATCTTTTCGTATAAATAAACGCTGCGAAATAATACCTACTAACACATTGGCTAACTGTACACGAATTTGTCCTTGCTGATGTGGTGGAAAGACATCAATAATACGATCAATCGTTGTTGGCGCACTACTTGTATGCAATGTTGCCATCACTAAGTGACCTGTTTCAGCGGCTGTAATAGCAGTTGAGATCGTTTCATAGTCACGCATCTCACCGACTAATATCATGTCAGGGTCCTGACGTAGTGCAGCACGCAAACCATTGGCAAAGCTTTGTGTATCGACTCCTACTTCACGTTGATTGATGACCGATTTTTTATGTGTATGTAAATACTCAATTGGGTCTTCAAGTGTAATAATATGCTTTGATTTTGTTTCATTAATGTAGTCAATCATCGCCGCTAGTGTTGTCGATTTCCCAGAACCTGTAGGACCTGTTACTAAAATAAGTCCCTGTGGTTTTTCAGCAAGCTGATACAACACTTGAGGCATATTTAACGATTCAATGGACGGAATTTTTGCTTCTATTAAACGTGCCGCGATTGTCATTTCATTTCGTTGATGATAGGCATTTACACGAAAACGACATTTCCCGGGCAATGAATAGTTAAAATCTGTTTCACCTTTAGTATGAAATTCTTGTCGTTTATGTTCAGGTAAAATAGCTTCCACCATCGTTTGTAATTCTTCTGAAGTAAGCGGTTCAGTTCCGTAATGCTCCAACTGACCATGGATGCGATATACAGGAGGAATACCTTTTGTTAAATGTAAATCTGACGCCTTTTCCTCAAATGAACGTGTCAATAGCTCTTCTATATTTCTTGATGTTGTCATCATTCGGTTCACATCCTAGTCTGCATTTGCTACACGTAATACTTCAGAAGTTGTCGTTTGTCCTTCAACCACTTTTAACAATCCATCTGCTAGTAACGTGTAATAGCCTTCTTGTTTCATATAGTCGCGAATAGCACTATCTCCACTACGATTTAAAATCATCTCTTTAATCGTCCGATCGATTGGTAAAATTTCATGGATGGCCATACGCCCGCGATACCCAGTTTGGTTGCATGAAGGACAGCCCCTTCCACGTCTGCCATGTGTTACCCCTTCAATGCCGTTTTTCTGCATGATTTCTAATTCGTGATTTGTAAATGCATATGTTTCTCCACAATCACGACATACTTTACGTACTAACCGTTGTGCCATAATCCCGACTAATGATGACGATAGTAAAAACGGCTCTACCCCCATGTCCTGCAAACGTGAAATGGATTCTACTGCACTATTTGTATGCAATGTACTTAACACTAAATGCCCTGTTAAGGACGCACGCACAGCAATTTGCGCAGTCTCTAAATCTCGTATTTCACCAATCATTACTATATCTGGGTCTTGGCGCAAAATAGAACGTAATCCAGTGGCAAATGTTAGCCCAACTTCTTCTTTCACTTGGATTTGGTTAATGCCATCGAGCTGATATTCCACAGGATCTTCTACTGTAATAATATTGACGCCCTCTTCGTTCAAGTTACTTAAAGCAGCATACAGTGTAGAAGACTTACCTGAACCCGTAGGACCAGTGATAAGCATAATGCCATTCGGATGTGCAATCATTTTACGGAAAAATGCTTCGTTACGCTCTGTGAAGCCCAACTGATCTATTGAATTTGCGACATTGCTTAAATCCAAAATACGCATGACAACTTTTTCTCCATAAACAGTTGGTAGCGTAGAAAGTCGAATATCCACTGGCTTGAAATTGACATTTGTTTTAATACGTCCATCTTGTGGAATACGATTTTCTGTAATATTTAAGTTGCCCATAATTTTAATACGAGCTAAGACAATATTTTGCATATGCTTAGGCAAAGACCGTTCCGTTCTCAACACACCGTCTACACGATAACGAACCCGTAAATCCGTTTCCTGTGGGTCAAAGTGAATATCACTTGCACGCTGCGCAACACCATTTGCAATAATTTGATTGACGAGTCGCACAATCGGTGAATCTTCACGTTCGATTTCTACTTGTGTTTCTCCAGCAGTCGTCCCAATATCTTGCAATGCCGCTTCCATTGACTCCTGTAAATCATAATATTTCGTAAGTGTTCGATATAAATCATCTTTTGCAGCAATACTTGTTTCGATTTGACAGCCCGTTGCCATGCGGACCTCTTCAATTGCAAAATAGTCCATCGGGTCAGCCATCGCGATAAATAGTTTGTTTTTCTCCCGTCGAATCGGAATAATATTTGCACGTTTTGCTAGCTCCGCGGGCACAAGTTGAAGTAAATCAGGGCTTATTGAATATTGATTTAAATGAATATGTGGAATGCCTAATTGAAACTCTAGCACCTCGATTAATTGTTGCTCTGTTAAGATATTTTCTTTGATAAGAAAATCCCCTAACTTTTCTTCCTTTGTTTTCGTCGTAAGAGCATACTCTAGCTGCTCATTCGTAATAACTCCCGATTCAACTAGTAAATCTCCTAGACGTTTACGCCCTGTTCTTACAGCCATTTGCATATGCTCCTCTCATTAAGGACTTGTTTGTACAAAATTACCGCCTTTATCGTAGTAACCATAAACAATTTCAGGATCATTCGTAGTTACTGGCGTTGTTGTGTTTGATGAAGTGTTGTCATTTGTAGATGGAGGTTGTACAGGTGAATCTGCCAACCCATCCCCATCTAAATCCACCTGTAAATCCGCATCATTGGAAGTATTACTTGTTCCATCACTGACATCAGGTTGTCTAGAAGATTGAACGACAATTCGATTAATTGGTGCGTAGTAATCACGGCTCACCAATTCTTCCCTAGAAATGCCGTTTTCCACGATTGAACGGTACACTTCTACCCGCACACCTTCTTGTCCATTTTGAAGAATCTCTTCTTGCCCCATGGCTAAGTCTTTAGAATAACGAGTAATGATTCTCGGCTGTACGATTTTATCTTTACTTACACGAACTGTAATCTCTTTTTCTTTGGTTTGAGCTAATAATTCTACTTTTAATGTGTCATTTTCAATCATTAGTTTTAATTTAGTCGGTTGGGTAGCATAATTGATAAATTGCAAATCTTTATTTAATACACTATTGACTGCTGCATCCAAGCCTTGCTGTAAATAGTCCATCTTTTTGTCTTGTGCATGGCGCTCTAAAATCTCAAATTCTGTTTGTAGTACCGTATGATAAATTAAAGATGCTACAAAATTTACCCCTTCACTATTAGCTTCCTCTACTTTTTCTCCTAAAACGTTTAATAATGAGAACGGCTCATTTGGAGCAATAATGTAGTCATTTAACGTATTTACTAATGCTAAAACACCTTTTGCATTTGTCGGTATTTGCTCGATTGATAATGCCAATCGCTCTGCTTCCATAGAAGTTGTATCTGCAACGGTTGCTTCAATGCTATGTTTATTTAAATAAGATGCTTGCGCTATAACTTCATTTAAAGTCGTTTCTGCCTCCCATACCCCCATCGATTCAAGCTGCTTTATCAGCTGCTCGTCCCCTATGACTTGTAAAGGAAGATGAACTGTTCGTTTTCCTTCCCAGAAGGCAAACCAAGGCTTATCCGTTAATGTGCGATATTCAGCTACCGAGCTTGCGACGTCAAATACTAACATTTTTGGATCGACTGTTGCTGTGACACCTCCACCTTCAACAGTAATCGGTGTATCCTGCCAAACACGAATAGCTTCTTGTATAGCTACCTCCATCGCATCTTCATCTAAATTTTTTACTAGTACGCCCCCAATCGTGGAGCCATCACCTTTTGCTAGCGCACGATCTATGATTAGGTTCGGAAGCCATATAGCTAACAGCACAACTAAACCTACTATTATCGCACCCAACTTCAAATATAATTTCATAGCCTCACGACCTTTACTAATTTATTGAAAAAATGAATGTCTATTATATTACTAAAAATCATTACTATATATCTATATTTTTATAATACTACAAAATCTACCTGTTTGAATATATCTTTTAACCTAAAAATTGTCACATTTTTGTACATTTTATATACAAAGTGTGTAATTTCATTCATTTCATTATATTGTAAATGTGTTTTTTAACCTATATAATTAGGCTGAAACTACCTATCAATCTGTAACATAACGGAATTTTTGGATAAAGCACTCTTTAATCGAGGTGAGTAGATGAAAAGGATAAAATCTCAGCGAGGATTTTCTTTAATAGAAGTTGTGGCATCTATTGTATTAATATCTATTATTTTATTAAGCTTTGCTCAAATTTTCGTTCAAGCAAATAGTACAGCAAACATTAATAATGAAAAGTTAGTTGTTATTAATTTAGCCGATGCCTATTTAGAAAGGTTAAAGGCTACAGGACTTGAAGAAAAAAGGATTACTACACTAGAAGATTATTTTAAAGATTACCCGAAAACAGTAAAAATAATAGACGATTCGAAATCGCCTACCTATACAGTGAGCATTAAACCGTCAAACACGAATGTAATTTCGAATGCTATTACAACGGAAATTAATCAAAATAAAATTAATATAGTTGTAACAGTAACTTCAAGTAAAAAAATAAATAACAGAGTAATCTCAAGCACCACAGAGGGGTATGTTCAAATTGAAAAAAAATAAACTTGATGAATATGGTTTAACACTAATAGAAGTTTTAGTAACTATAGTATTGACGGTCACTATTGCCATTTTTTCTTTCTCATTTCTTACAAATAGTATAAACACCCAAAAAAAAATAATAATAGAAAACAACATTCGAGACGAAGCTGATTTAATCATGAGTAATCTTGTGAAAAACTTTTATACATTAAAAGAAAACGAAGTACGAAACACTGAGTTTGATGACATTAACAAAAAATATTTGATCTATACTTCAATACTTGAATCTTCCTGCTCAAAGCCAACATCAGTAGAATACAAAAATAATTGTTTAATCACAGGCTTTTCTCCCGCTACTGTAGATGGAAATACAATTATGAAATTGAACATAAAAAATCAAGAATACCTTGTTTCCAATCCCTATATAACGATCCACAAAGATTCATATATAAAGAGCAGCACCAGTACAAATAAGAAAGTAAGTTACCATATAAAATTAGCGCTACAATACGATAATAAAAAGTTTTCAAAAGTATATTATTTTGAAAACCAAATACAAAGTATTCCGGATATAAAAAATTAGTACAAGGAGTGCGCCAATGAGAAAACTACTCAGTAATCAAAATGGATACGCGTTATATATTGTTTTTTGCTTGATTATTATCGTCTCAATTTTAGGTATAAGTTTACAAGTAATTACAACTAGTGGCTACACTAAAAATCATAAAAGGGAAGAGGTCGTTCTTGCCCAAGATTTATCTACCAAAGGCATAGACTATATTCAAACGGAAATTGACACATATTTTAAACAAAAAATTGGCACTACTGGATTAACTATTTTAGAATTTGAACAAATCCTTAAAGACTCGCTCGAAGATCCAAGTAAGTCTAACTATCTATGCCCTAAAACCATCAATATTAAGGGGAAATTAGGGAATACGAATATATGTATTCAAAAAACCGAAAAATTTTCTGATAAACAAGAAGATCGTTTAAAACGAATCATTACTGTAAAAAGTGAAGGAATTACAAATAAGTCAAATCAACATAATATTAGTTATGCAAAAATTGTAGTTGGCTCTAGTTCAGTCCCAGAGCAACTTAACTATGCCATCTCGACAAATGCAGATGAAAAAGGAAATGGTGGGAATTTATTTCTATTTGGTGGTATTGATGTGCTAGGTGATATAAAAGCTGATGGAGATATTTACTTAAATAAATCTGCTTTTAGTGGCTATTTAAATAGTCCAACTTGGAGAGATAGTACGTTTGCAAAACTTACTGCTGCTGAAGGAAATTCATTTCCAAAGATAATTGTAAATCCTAAAAAAAATATTATCGAAATGAAAAAAAATATAACTGGTACTTCATTTGATAGTTTTATAAAAGCTCCATCTTTGAGCTATTTAAGTAATAACTATACTTTATTTAAAGTTAATGAAATGGATGCAAATGAACAAAGCAAACTTCAAAAATTATTTAAAGACTATAATCTTAGTGAGAAGAACAAACCTAGAGTTATTGTTCAAAATGTATTGCAAGATACAATAAATATTAAGGAGGAAGTGAACCCAAGCGGAAAAACGCTATTAAAAAGCTGCGATAAAAACACTGATGCCTGTAATACCATTACTATAAAAGGTGAAAAAAATAAAAATACAACTTATGGTAATAAAAAAGATTCCTATTATATTAAGGGAAATTTATTAATCGGTCCTTATGCTGGAACAGATAATTTAGAAAATAATCAAAGCAATTATTACAATATTACTTTACAAGGGAAATATTATGTTGAAGGTTATATTGATATTAAAGGTGCTAAATTATATGGCGATGCTACTTTTTACTCTTTAAAAGATATTGATATTACATCAAGTGTTATTAATGGCTACAACGGAGGTACCAATTTCTTCTTTGCAAATGACTTTATAAATATTTCAAATATTTCCTCCGAAACAGCTATTAATAATTACAGTAATATTGATGGTTTTTTCTATACGAAAGGTCATTTTTTAATGTATGGTTTTGGGTCTAATATTAAAATAAATGGAGGAATTTCTGCAAATAGAATTGTCCTAACCGCATTAAGGGGAAAAGCAAATACAGGGGATTTAACTTCTGAATCTAGATTACGTGTAAATTATGATTTCGAAATGATTAAAAAGTTTATCGAAACACGGGATCAAAATACAATAAAAATAACGACAACAACTGAACCAATGATACTAGAAAATTTCTAAGCTATTATTAATAAAAAATAAATCACAGGCAAACATCTTATGTTAGCCTGTGATTTTTCGTTATTTCCTCAACAACCGCCCCGACAGTAGCATGCCAATTCCACCAATTGCAATGAATAGCACTGCTCTTATTAATAAGTCTAGTGCCGATAAGTCGAAGAAGATAAGCTTTATAAATGCTATGGCAAGTATGGCAAAGCCAGAAAGTCGAAGTATTCGTAAGTGACGCACTGTGCCGAGCCATAATGACAGACTTGCCGACAAGAATAGTGTAACGGTTGTTAGTGCAACGCTAAGCTTCCAATCCATCAGGTCGTTGTAAGCTAGTTGGGACAATAGACCGCAAAGTGCAATCATTGTGAACGCTACACTTGCACTGACAATTAGGTCTAAATATTTCGGCATAAGCTGTTGATAAATTTGATAAATGCGCCCCTTCATCAGTAAATCAAGGATAATCGCTACAAATGCTGCAATATAGATTAATCTAGTACCAATATTTAGCCATTCAATCCCTTGTATATTATAAGGAATCACATTAAACATGAGCGTAACAAAAAGGAAAAACACACCGACGACTGGCGTTAATGCCCTACCTTTATATTTTTCTGGTAGTAATAGCGAGCCAACAAACAGGATGACGATGCCGATAGTCATCATATGTGGGAAATTGCTCACACTTGTAACATAAACACTATCAAGCTTAGCAATATAAGCAAGGAAGTATCCAGCGGTCATAACAGCTAAAATATCAGTCACGTATAAATCCTTCATAATCTTTTCAAAAGTATTTAATGTTTCCTTCTCACGTATTGTATATAGATAAATAATTAATAGGTATACGCCAGGCAGTATTAAGCTAATATGTTCAATGCTAAAAAACGGAGTCGGCTCGTGGACGATATAGCTTAAAATAAGTGCCATTGCAAACCCAAATGAACTGACGATCTTCATTAAACTTGCTCGTAGACGTAAGCTCATCATAACACCTGCAAATGTCATGAATGGTAAAAGTAAATCATCAACCTTTTCTGGTAAATTCATAATCAATACCGTATTACAAAGTGTAATAAATGCGAGTGTTACAGCACTATCAAATGCCTCCTGCCATTTTTGCTTATAGCTATAACCCGCTACAGTTACAAACAAAATACATAGTCCAAGCAGAATTATTTCATTATATTCAAGTCGACTACTGACAAGGTTCAGAAGTAATAAACTAAAGAGCCCTAAACTAAATTGTAGCCCAGCATGAATATGCTTCCATTTTGATTCCACATTATATAAGCGACACCAACTCGTATAAAAGATTGCAAGTGTAATGAGCAGTCCTATTGCAAAAATTACTCGATTGTCACTATTCATAAACGCTACAATACTTACTGCCATAATAGAGAAAAAGGTTGTGACATAGAGCGCAATTTTTTGCTTATGCTGAAGAATAACGAATTGCAGCATTGTAAATAGGATGATGACAAAAAATAATATAATGAACGCGCTAAAATCCATGTACTCTAGTAAATAAGGTAGTAACAACGAGGTAAAGGCTACAAATAAAGTTAGCACTTCATTTTTCTTTAGGTAGCTAATAGCTATCCCATAGACAATAAACACAAAGGCGATGAACAATGCTAAAGTTAAACCTAATACCTCGTATAAAATAGCACCAGCGGCAGTTGTTAAAATTCCTACGATAAATGCTCCACCGTATAAGGAAATAGTTACGGCTGGTGATGCCTTCTTTTTATGTTCTAAAACATAAGCTATAGCCCCTAATGCGATTGATAATAAATAAGCGAGGATGATTTTCACCTCGTTCGATAGGTAGCCATAATCACTAACTAGCTTGAGCCCCCATAACACGCCCAGCACTAAAATAACCATAAATACTTTCGGGAGCGCCCACATAATTTGCTCCTCAAATGAACGCTGTGGCTGAACATTTGTTTTCGGTATTTGTTTCGGTGTTGGTGTAGGCTTTGGTGTAGGCTTTGGTGTTGGTAATGCAGGTTGTACAGTGATGGATCGGTTCACATTTTTTACAGTTGTCTTTTGTTGTGGCTGTTGTTGCTTTAACACGTCCATTTCCTGTCGTAACGCTTCCATTTCCTTTTCAAGCTTAGCGATTCGCTGCTCCATTTCAAGCGACAAGTTAATCATCCCCCTAGCTATTAGAATTTTCTTACATTATATCATATTCATTCTATTGTAAAATTACACTTTTTACATGTAATGAAATGCTTATCTTGGTCTGCGATACATTAAAGCACGTTCACTATCACTGGTGCCACTTGTAGTCGGGTCCACAACAACCCCCATCAATACAAGAATCGATAACACTGTATTCAATATGGATGTTAGTTGCTCGCTCATCCCGCTAGTTAAATCAAAGCCGAACAAAGCTCCTACTTGTTGAGCGAGTAGTAGCAGCATGGAAAACAACGCTAATACAAACGGCTTATGCATAAATCGTACCTTCCAATTAATTCTCATATTTCCTCACCTCCCCCCTTCCTCACTACAGTATATGCGCCTTTACAATTTGGCACATATGCAAAAATATAGCTTTAGCAAGACGAATTTATGATTTCATCCCAATAAATTTGTCGTATCAATTTCTATCAATATAGTTACAGGTTTATCGGCGATTTGCCCGAGCTTATCAGCGATTTACATTGTTTTATCAGCGATTGGAACCAGTTAAACTTTGATTACAGCCATTTCTATGAACGAAAATATACAGCATGACATAATATAGAAATGAACTATAGAATAAAGGGTGATGACAAAAATGTCTTACAGTGAAAGACCTGAAGTGTGGGACGAAGA
Proteins encoded in this region:
- a CDS encoding DUF2339 domain-containing protein — protein: MINLSLEMEQRIAKLEKEMEALRQEMDVLKQQQPQQKTTVKNVNRSITVQPALPTPKPTPKPTPTPKQIPKTNVQPQRSFEEQIMWALPKVFMVILVLGVLWGLKLVSDYGYLSNEVKIILAYLLSIALGAIAYVLEHKKKASPAVTISLYGGAFIVGILTTAAGAILYEVLGLTLALFIAFVFIVYGIAISYLKKNEVLTLFVAFTSLLLPYLLEYMDFSAFIILFFVIILFTMLQFVILQHKQKIALYVTTFFSIMAVSIVAFMNSDNRVIFAIGLLITLAIFYTSWCRLYNVESKWKHIHAGLQFSLGLFSLLLLNLVSSRLEYNEIILLGLCILFVTVAGYSYKQKWQEAFDSAVTLAFITLCNTVLIMNLPEKVDDLLLPFMTFAGVMMSLRLRASLMKIVSSFGFAMALILSYIVHEPTPFFSIEHISLILPGVYLLIIYLYTIREKETLNTFEKIMKDLYVTDILAVMTAGYFLAYIAKLDSVYVTSVSNFPHMMTIGIVILFVGSLLLPEKYKGRALTPVVGVFFLFVTLMFNVIPYNIQGIEWLNIGTRLIYIAAFVAIILDLLMKGRIYQIYQQLMPKYLDLIVSASVAFTMIALCGLLSQLAYNDLMDWKLSVALTTVTLFLSASLSLWLGTVRHLRILRLSGFAILAIAFIKLIFFDLSALDLLIRAVLFIAIGGIGMLLSGRLLRK
- a CDS encoding phage holin; this encodes MRINWKVRFMHKPFVLALFSMLLLLAQQVGALFGFDLTSGMSEQLTSILNTVLSILVLMGVVVDPTTSGTSDSERALMYRRPR